One window of Populus nigra chromosome 5, ddPopNigr1.1, whole genome shotgun sequence genomic DNA carries:
- the LOC133695460 gene encoding uncharacterized protein LOC133695460, with product MSRISIPIVGFLLLCCLATKIQAEGDYIKYKDPKQPTNVRIRDLMSRMTLAEKIGQMAQIERSVATADVLRDYSIGSILSAGGSGPLFNAKAQDWIYMINGFQNASLSSRLGIPMIYGIDAVHGHNNIYKATIFPHNVGLGATRDPDLVKRIGAATALEVRATGIPYVFAPCIAVCRDPRWGRCYESYSEDPKVVEMMTEIIPGLQGDVPPDSRKGVPYVGGKDKVAACAKHFVGDGGTTKGINENNTVIGYHGLMSIHMPGYFHSIIKGVSTVMVSYSSWNGQKMHANRYLVKTVLKDILKFRGFVISDWEGIDRITYPPHSNYTESVLKGISAGIDMIMVPYNHTEFINIVTDLVNNSYISMDRIDDAVRRILRVKLTLGLFETPLADETLVDQLGSQAHRDLAREAVRKSLVLLKNGENADAPVLPLPKKASRILVAGSHANNLGYQCGGWTATWQGVDGNNYTAGTTILSGISAAVDPSTEIVYSKNPGADFVKSNNFSYAIVVVGETPYAETAGDSLNLTIAEPGPSTILNVCGNVKCVAVTVSGRPVVIEPYESQIDALVAAWLPGTEGQGVADVLFGDYGFTGKLPRTWFKTVDQLPMNVGDSHYDPLFPYDFGLTTKPVNAS from the exons ATGTCAAGGATTTCAATCCCTATAGTGGGATTTCTCCTGCTATGCTGTCTTGCAACTAAGATTCAAGCTGAAGGAGATTACATAAAATACAAAGACCCGAAACAGCCAACTAACGTACGAATAAGGGACCTGATGAGTCGAATGACATTAGCAGAAAAGATTGGTCAGATGGCACAGATAGAGCGATCTGTTGCAACTGCTGATGTCTTGAGGGATTACTCTATTGGCAGCATACTAAGTGCTGGAGGAAGTGGCCCTCTCTTTAACGCCAAAGCTCAAGATTGGATTTATATGATTAATGGATTCCAAAATGCTTCACTCTCTAGTCGTCTTGGAATTCCTATGATTTATGGGATTGATGCTGTTCATGGGCACAACAATATTTATAAGGCCACTATATTCCCCCATAACGTAGGTCTTGGAGCCACAAG GGATCCTGACCTTGTGAAGAGGATCGGAGCAGCGACTGCTCTTGAAGTTAGGGCTACAGGCATTCCTTACGTTTTTGCTCCATGCATTGCG GTTTGTAGAGATCCCAGATGGGGTAGGTGCTATGAGAGCTATAGTGAGGATCCTAAAGTTGTTGAAATGATGACAGAGATTATACCTGGATTGCAAGGTGATGTTCCTCCAGATTCCAGAAAGGGTGTTCCCTATGTTGGTGGAAA GGACAAAGTTGCAGCCTGTGCGAAGCACTTTGTTGGCGATGGGGGCACCACCAAGGGCATTAACGAGAACAATACTGTTATTGGTTACCATGGATTGATGAGCATTCATATGCCAGGTTATTTTCACTCCATTATCAAGGGTGTCTCAACTGTTATGGTTTCTTACTCAAGCTGGAATGGACAGAAGATGCATGCCAATCGTTACCTTGTCAAGACTGTTCTCAAGGATATCCTCAAGTTCAGG GGTTTTGTCATCTCTGATTGGGAGGGTATTGACAGGATTACTTACCCACCTCATTCAAACTACACAGAATCAGTTCTGAAAGGAATTTCAGCCGGCATTGACATG ATCATGGTTCCATACAACCATACCGAGTTCATCAATATTGTGACTGACTTAGTAAATAACAGTTACATTTCCATGGACCGTATTGATGATGCTGTCAGGAGGATTTTGCGAGTGAAATTAACTTTAGGTCTATTTGAGACTCCCTTAGCTGATGAGACCTTGGTTGACCAGCTCGGAAGCCAG GCTCACAGAGATTTGGCAAGAGAAGCTGTGAGGAAGTCACTTGTGCTGTTGAAGAATGGAGAGAACGCGGATGCTCCAGTTCTACCCCTCCCTAAAAAAGCATCTAGGATCCTTGTAGCCGGAAGCCATGCCAACAATTTGGGCTATCAATGTGGAGGATGGACTGCAACTTGGCAAGGAGTTGATGGCAACAATTACACTGCTG GAACCACCATCTTAAGTGGTATCTCAGCCGCAGTTGATCCAAGCACAGAAATCGTCTACAGCAAGAACCCTGGTGCTGATTTCGTCAAGTCCAACAACTTCTCTTATGCCATTGTTGTGGTCGGAGAGACTCCTTATGCTGAGACAGCTGGAGACAGTTTGAACCTGACCATTGCTGAACCAGGTCCAAGTACGATCCTCAATGTCTGCGGCAATGTTAAGTGCGTTGCGGTCACAGTATCTGGCCGTCCAGTCGTGATTGAGCCCTATGAGTCACAAATCGATGCTCTTGTTGCTGCTTGGTTGCCAGGCACTGAAGGTCAAGGAGTAGCAGATGTGCTTTTCGGGGATTATGGATTTACTGGAAAGCTGCCTCGGACTTGGTTCAAGACCGTTGATCAGCTCCCTATGAATGTTGGTGACTCTCATTACGATCCCCTCTTCCCCTATGATTTTGGACTCACTACTAAGCCTGTCAATGCTAGCTAG